The following proteins are co-located in the Vigna angularis cultivar LongXiaoDou No.4 chromosome 2, ASM1680809v1, whole genome shotgun sequence genome:
- the LOC108323245 gene encoding MDIS1-interacting receptor like kinase 1: MKKIKNQMKIQLFIFFCYIGCSSYGFSAAVNDEVSTLLSMKAGLIDPLNTLRDWKLRDKAPLKDAFHCSWTGIKCNSAGAVEELDLSHKNLSGTVSYVIQRLKSLTSLNLCCNAFSSPLPKSLANLTTLNKLDVSQNSFNGDFPLGLGRAWRLMTLNASSNEFSGSLPEDLGNASSLEMLDLRGSFFEGSVPKSFSNLHKLKFLGLSGNNLTGKIPGELGQLSSLEYMILGYNEFEGVIPEEFGNLTNLKYLDLAVANLGGEIPSVLGKLKLLNTVFFYNNNFDDRIPAAIGNMTSLQLLDLSDNMLSGKIPAEISQLKNLKLLNLMGNQLSGPVPSGFGDLPQLEVLELWNNSLSGPLPSNLGKNSPLQWLDVSSNSFSGEIPETLCSQGNLTKLILFNNAFSGPIPSSLSTCFSLVRVRIHNNFLSGTIPVGLGKLGKLQRLELANNSLSGGIPDDIASSTSLSFIDLSRNKLHSSLPSSVLSIPNLQAFMVSNNNLEGEIPDQFQDCPSLAVLDLSSNHLSGSIPASIASCQKLVNLNLQNNQLTGEIPKSLAKMPSLAMVDLSNNSLTGQIPESFGISPALEALNVSYNKLEGPVPANGILRTVNPNDLVGNVGLCGGVLPPCDQNSAYSSRKRSLRTKHMITAWITGISSILVIGIAIVVARSLYIRWYTDGFCFRERFYKGSKGWPWRLMAFQRLGFTSTEILACIKETNVIGMGATGIVYKAEVPQSNTVVAVKKLWRTGTDIEVGSSDDLVGEVNLLGRLRHRNIVRLLGFLHNDIDVMIVYEFMHNGNLGEALHGRQATRLLVDWVSRYNIALGVAQGLAYLHHDCHPPVIHRDIKSNNILLDANLEARIADFGLAKMMIQKNETVSMVAGSYGYIAPEYGYALKVDEKIDVYSYGVVLLELLTGKRPLDSDFGESTDIVEWIRMKIRDNKSLEEALDPSVGNSRHVVEEMLLVLRIAILCTAKLPKDRPTMRDVIMMLGEAKPRRKSGGNDAANNKESPVFSTSPVNGLM; this comes from the exons ATGAAGAAGATCAAGAACCAAATGAAAATCCAGcttttcatcttcttttgcTACATTGGGTGTTCCTCCTATGGTTTTTCTGCTGCTGTAAATGATGAAGTATCGACTTTGCTTTCCATGAAAGCAGGTCTCATTGATCCATTGAACACTCTTCGGGATTGGAAACTGCGTGACAAAGCACCGCTAAAGGATGCATTTCATTGTAGCTGGACTGGCATCAAATGCAACTCAGCTGGAGCCGTAGAGGAGCTTGATCTGTCCCACAAGAATCTCAGTGGTACAGTATCCTATGTTATACAGAGACTTAAAAGTCTTACCTCTCTCAACTTGTGTTGCAATGCTTTTTCATCACCATTGCCAAAATCCTTAGCCAATCTCACCACACTTAACAAACTTGATGTGAGTCAAAATTCCTTCAATGGTGACTTTCCATTAGGCCTTGGAAGAGCATGGAGACTCATGACCTTAAATGCATCCAGCAATGAATTCTCAGGTTCTCTTCCTGAGGATCTTGGAAATGCCTCTTCCTTAGAGATGCTTGATCTCAGAGGCAGTTTTTTTGAAGGGTCAGTTCCAAAATCGTTCAGTAACTTGCATAAGTTGAAGTTCCTTGGTCTATCAGGGAACAATCTCACCGGTAAAATTCCTGGAGAGCTGGGACAACTTTCATCACTGGAGTATATGATCCTTGGATataatgaatttgaaggcgTCATTCCAGAAGAGTTTGGCAACCTCACCAATCTTAAGTATCTTGATTTAGCAGTGGCCAATCTTGGTGGTGAGATTCCAAGTGTATTGGGAAAGCTCAAGTTATTGAATACGGTTTTCTTTTACAACAACAATTTTGATGATAGAATTCCAGCAGCAATTGGCAATATGACTTCTTTGCAGTTGCTGGATCTTTCTGATAACATGTTGTCAGGAAAAATTCCAGCTGAAATAAGTCAGCTGAAGAATTTAAAACTTCTGAACTTGATGGGCAACCAGTTGTCTGGTCCTGTGCCTTCTGGCTTTGGAGATTTGCCACAACTGGAGGTACTTGAGCTATGGAACAATTCCTTGTCAGGGCCATTGCCTAGTAACCTTGGCAAAAATTCACCATTGCAATGGTTAGATGTGTCATCCAATTCATTCTCTGGAGAGATTCCAGAAACTCTTTGCAGCCAGGGCAATCTCACCAAGCTTATACTATTCAACAATGCTTTCTCTGGTCCAATTCCATCAAGCCTATCAACGTGCTTTTCACTTGTACGTGTTCGAATTCACAACAATTTTCTTTCAGGGACAATTCCTGTGGGTCTTGGCAAGCTTGGGAAGCTTCAAAGGTTAGAATTGGCTAACAATAGTCTTTCTGGTGGAATTCCTGATGACATTGCTTCTTCCACATCCCTTTCCTTCATTGATCTCTCAAGAAACAAACTCCATTCTTCTCTTCCCTCCTCCGTCCTTTCCATTCCAAACCTGCAAGCTTTCATGGTCTCCAACAACAACTTGGAAGGAGAAATCCCAGACCAATTCCAGGACTGTCCATCACTTGCAGTTCTTGATCTCTCATCAAATCATCTATCTGGAAGCATTCCAGCAAGCATTGCTTCTTGTCAGAAGTTGGTAAATTTGAACCTCCAAAACAACCAATTGACTGGTGAAATTCCAAAATCATTAGCTAAGATGCCTTCATTGGCCATGGTTGACCTTTCCAACAATTCTCTGACAGGCCAAATACCTGAAAGCTTTGGAATTTCTCCAGCTCTTGAAGCACTCAATGTCTCATACAATAAGCTAGAAGGCCCAGTCCCAGCGAACGGAATATTAAGAACTGTAAACCCAAATGACCTTGTTGGCAATGTTGGCCTATGTGGTGGTGTCCTCCCTCCATGTGACCAAAACTCTGCATACTCTTCAAGGAAACGAAGCTTGCGCACAAAGCATATGATTACAGCATGGATCACTGGAATATCATCAATCCTAGTTATTGGGATAGCGATTGTGGTTGCTAGATCTTTGTACATAAGATGGTACACTGATGGGTTTTGCTTCCGAGAAAGATTTTACAAGGGTAGCAAAGGATGGCCCTGGAGATTGATGGCATTTCAGAGGCTTGGTTTTACTAGTACTGAGATTCTAGCTTGCATCAAGGAAACAAATGTGATTGGCATGGGAGCCACTGGGATTGTTTATAAGGCTGAGGTACCGCAATCAAACACAGTTGTGGCAGTGAAAAAATTGTGGAGAACAGGAACTGATATTGAAGTTGGAAGTAGTGACGACCTTGTGGGGGAGGTGAATCTTTTGGGGAGACTAAGGCATAGAAACATTGTTAGACTATTAGGATTTCTTCATAATGACATTGATGTGATGATAGTTTATGAATTCATGCACAATGGCAACCTAGGAGAAGCCTTGCACGGTAGACAAGCAACAAGATTGCTTGTAGACTGGGTTTCACGGTACAACATAGCTCTAGGAGTTGCTCAAGGACTTGCTTATCTTCATCATGACTGTCATCCCCCCGTTATCCATCGAGACATCAAGTCAAACAATATATTGCTTGATGCAAATCTTGAGGCACGGATAGCAGATTTTGGTTTAGCCAAGATGATGATCCAGAAGAATGAAACAGTCTCCATGGTTGCTGGATCTTATGGTTATATTGCCCCTG AATATGGATATGCCTTGAAGGtagatgaaaagattgatgttTACAGTTATGGAGTAGTTTTGTTGGAGCTTCTCACAGGAAAGAGGCCTTTAGATTCAGACTTTGGAGAGTCAACAGACATTGTAGAGTGGATTAGAATGAAGATTAGAGACAACAAATCACTGGAAGAAGCATTAGACCCCAGTGTAGGAAATAGCAGGCATGTTGTAGAAGAGATGCTTTTAGTTCTAAGAATAGCGATTCTGTGCACTGCCAAGCTCCCCAAGGACAGACCAACCATGAGGGATGTCATTATGATGCTTGGAGAGGCTAAGCCTCGAAGAAAGAGCGGTGGCAATGATGCAGCTAACAACAAAGAGTCACCAGTTTTTAGCACATCACCAGTTAATGGCCTAATGTAG
- the LOC108323243 gene encoding uncharacterized protein LOC108323243, giving the protein MLVKRLSSFLKLSPKPQISSATKSVDEESSKYYGRKAVSFILITITGGVALSALDDLAIYHGCSSKAMEKAIKNQGLIDAVGEPIVKGPWYNASLAVAHKRHSVSCSFPVSGPKGTGILQLKAVRDRDDTWSSFFLHRDWDILIMDALLHVPGNEERHRTLRINLADNPLSCTACTESTPHPSESSKANLTSNQ; this is encoded by the exons ATGTTGGTAAAGAGATTAAGCTCATTCCTTAAACTCTCCCCAAAACCTCAGATTTCCTC TGCCACGAAGAGTGTGGATGAAGAGAGCAGCAAATACTATGGTAGAAAGGCAGTGTCATTTATTTTGATTACAATCACAGGTGGTGTTGCTCTGAGTGCTCTTGATGACCTTGCCATCTATCATGGATGTAGCAG CAAGGCCATGGAAAAGGCGATCAAGAACCAAGGACTAATAGATGCTGTCGGAGAACCCATTGTTAAAGGTCCATGGTACAATGCATCTCTTGCAGTAGCTCATAAAAGACATTCTGTTTCATGCTCATTTCCTGTTTCTGGACCGAAAGGCACCGGTATCTTGCAGCTGAAGGCAGTTCGAGATCGAG ATGACACTTGGTCTTCCTTTTTCCTTCATCGCGACTGGGACATTTTAATCATGGATGCTCTCCTCCATGTACCTGGGAATGAGGAGAGGCACCGAACATTGCGGATCAATCTTGCTGACAATCCTCTTTCTTGCACTGCTTGCACCGAGAGCACACCTCATCCATCGGAAAGTTCAAAGGCAAATTTGACTTCTAATCAATAA
- the LOC108323237 gene encoding pentatricopeptide repeat-containing protein At5g50390, chloroplastic, translating into MEIALSLHRSQTPLMGSSSPGNLSSLGRCFASKERDWCHPFSRICCSSMERRLRPKPKKGGHVERQVTVLEDTPIWKPSSSAICRQIEKLVVCNRYREAMELFEILEVGHNGFDVGGSTYDALVSACVGLRSIRDVKRVYNYMINSEFEPDLFVMNRILFMHVRCGLMLDARKLFDEMPERDSASWMTMIGGLVDSGDFSEAFRLFLCMWEEINDGGSRTFVTMIRASAGLGLVQVGRQIHACALKRGVGDDNFVSCTLIDMYSKCGSIDDAHCVFDQMPEKTTVGWNSIIASYALHGYSEEALSLYYGMRDSGATIDHFTISIVIRICVRLASLEHAKQAHAALVRHGYGTDIVANTALVDFYSKWGRMRDAQHVFNRMRCKNVISWNALIGGYGNHGQGEEAVKMFEQMLQEGMIPNHITFLAVLSACSYSGLSERGWEIFYSMSRDQKIKPRAMHYACMIELLGREGLLDEAYALIRSAPFKPTTNMWAALLTACRMNENLELGKLAAEKLYGMEPEKLCNYVVLLNLYNSSGKLKEAAGVLQTLKRKGLRMLSACSWIEVKKQPYVFLCGDKSHSQTKEIYDKVDSLMVEISRYGYAVENETLLPDVDEEEQRILKYHSEKLAIAFGLINTPYWTPLQITQGHRVCTDCHNAIKLIAKVTGREIVIKDASRFHHFRNGSCSCGDYW; encoded by the coding sequence ATGGAAATTGCACTTTCTCTTCACAGATCCCAAACCCCACTTATGGGTTCTTCATCTCCTGGGAACCTTTCTTCTTTGGGGCGTTGCTTTGCCTCAAAGGAAAGAGATTGGTGTCACCCGTTTTCCCGGATATGTTGTTCCTCCATGGAACGAAGGCTGAGACCAAAACCAAAGAAAGGGGGCCATGTTGAAAGACAAGTCACAGTTTTGGAGGATACCCCGATCTGGAAACCGTCCTCTTCTGCTATTTGTCGTCAGATAGAGAAGTTGGTTGTGTGTAATAGGTACCGGGAGGCAATGGAGTTGTTTGAAATTTTGGAAGTTGGACATAATGGTTTTGATGTGGGTGGTAGCACCTATGATGCTTTGGTGAGTGCTTGTGTCGGTTTGAGATCGATTAGAGATGTTAAGAGGGTTTATAATTATATGATCAACAGTGAGTTTGAGCCTGATTTGTTTGTGATGAATAGGATATTATTTATGCATGTGAGATGTGGTCTCATGCTCGATGCACGAAagctgtttgatgaaatgcctgaGAGAGACTCGGCTTCGTGGATGACCATGATTGGTGGACTTGTAGACTCTGGGGATTTCTCTGAAGCTTTTAGGTTGTTTCTGTGTATGTGGGAAGAGATTAATGACGGAGGATCTCGCACGTTTGTCACCATGATTCGGGCATCTGCTGGATTGGGTCTTGTTCAAGTTGGAAGGCAAATTCATGCATGTGCTTTGAAAAGAGGGGTCGGTGATGATAATTTTGTGTCTTGTACACTGATTGACATGTACAGTAAGTGTGGTAGCATCGACGATGCTCATTGTGTATTTGATCAAATGCCAGAGAAGACAACTGTAGGATGGAATTCCATTATTGCTAGCTATGCACTTCATGGTTATAGTGAGGAAGCTCTTAGTTTATACTATGGCATGCGAGATAGTGGAGCTACAATAGAtcattttactatttcaatAGTGATAAGAATTTGTGTGAGATTGGCGTCATTGGAACATGCAAAACAAGCTCATGCTGCTTTAGTTCGCCATGGTTATGGTACTGATATAGTGGCAAACACAGCACTTGTTGACTTCTATAGCAAATGGGGTAGGATGAGGGATGCCCAGCATGTTTTCAACAGGATGCGCTGCAAGAATGTCATATCTTGGAACGCATTGATTGGTGGATATGGTAACCACGGTCAAGGAGAAGAGGCTGTAAAAATGTTCGAGCAGATGCTTCAAGAAGGGATGATTCCTAACCATATCACTTTCCTTGCTGTCTTATCTGCGTGTAGCTATTCAGGTTTATCAGAAAGAGGTTGGGAGATTTTTTACTCTATGAGCAGAGATCAGAAGATTAAGCCCAGAGCAATGCATTATGCATGTATGATTGAACTATTAGGCCGGGAGGGCTTATTAGACGAGGCTTACGCACTAATTAGAAGTGCTCCTTTCAAACCAACGACAAACATGTGGGCAGCATTGTTGACAGCATGTAGAATGAACGAGAATCTAGAGCTGGGGAAGTTGGCTGCTGAAAAGCTTTACGGGATGGAGCCGGAGAAGCTGTGTAATTATGTAGTACTTCTGAACCTATACAACAGTTCTGGTAAATTAAAGGAAGCTGCAGGTGTTTTACAGACCTTAAAGAGGAAGGGTTTAAGAATGCTTTCGGCATGTAGCTGGATTGAAGTCAAGAAACAACCTTATGTCTTCCTTTGTGGAGACAAATCTCACTCCCAAACAAAGGAAATTTATGATAAGGTAGACAGCCTGATGGTTGAAATATCTAGGTATGGTTATGCTGTGGAGAATGAAACTTTGCTTCCTGACGTGGATGAAGAGGAGCAGCGTATTCTAAAATACCACAGTGAAAAGCTGGCTATAGCTTTTGGACTTATCAACACTCCATACTGGACACCTTTGCAAATCACTCAGGGCCATCGTGTGTGTACTGATTGTCATAATGCAATTAAACTTATAGCCAAGGTTACAGGGCGGGAAATTGTGATAAAAGATGCTAGTAGATTTCACCATTTTAGAAACGGTAGTTGTTCATGTGGCGATTATTGgtga